A part of Silurus meridionalis isolate SWU-2019-XX chromosome 18, ASM1480568v1, whole genome shotgun sequence genomic DNA contains:
- the tmem168a gene encoding transmembrane protein 168-A has protein sequence MTAEESSKEVDVWSSIRCLGYLSSVNLLVAVCLGMYVRWEHTSEPTILVIFILGLFVLGLSSILYYYFSMEWASLSLFHLWFGFLQGLLCFLNSSSLENDVKEQVTNYLLLASVAMRCVWALTDRLCGCVNHKRVVLTSAEALELLGFAIASTTMVLYKSAAIIALLVALGVIIIDLRMKSLLALPNLICFSVVTAITFFQALHVQANPFTLGCYFGRLICEPLLDVYFSSLSVTERWMPFLSAGRLWRRLSLFPLSIVELMFFVLCALKLGHLEFWYLVIPGFCVFGLFWVLCHMVFLVTLWGFHTKLSESQKVQAAQRSDGRSLDRIMASRGVRHFCLISERLLFFCLLSTVILGAVSWQLSNALFMSMFLVVLSLESLVHGLFHELGNCLGGTCVGYAVVIPTSYCSADGQPVLLPPEQVQEMNLRSTSTINAVQRLFSHHLIQTFGCDYSTSGLSLDTLQGKLRSFLELRTADGPRHDNYLIYFSGHTLPTGDWALTGGECLRLGQILDLWKERNVGFSSRLILVLDTENSGPWVKAVRRVEGLYVAVQGAEMNSAGDAESQDAPRLGDFTSEWVEYNCEPESGVQWGERGRLLSAVYGVSKCWSDYRLHLPTGSDVEKHWKTHFPRVTYPLVSVANWCCGLNLLWLCGACLRCFRRLKLGWFPPAVLDTGQGIKLVRS, from the exons ATGACTGCTGAGGAGTCCAGTAAGGAGGTGGATGTGTGGTCCTCCATCCGCTGCCTGGGTTACCTGTCCAGTGTAAACCTGCTGGTGGCGGTGTGTTTAGGCATGTACGTACGATGGGAGCACACTTCCGAACCTACAATCCTGGTCATTTTTATTCTAGGTCTCTTTGTCTTGGGCCTTTCCAGCATCCTGTATTATTATTTCTCGATGGAGTGGGCCAGCCTGAGCCTGTTCCATCTCTGGTTTGGCTTTCTGCAAGGCCTTCTATGCTTTCTGAACAGTTCTTCTTTAGAGAATGATGTGAAGGAGCAAGTGACGAACTACCTGCTGTTGGCCAGCGTGGCTATGCGCTGTGTGTGGGCACTGACGGACCGCTTGTGTGGCTGCGTCAACCACAAGAGAGTTGTACTTACATCAGCCGAGGCTCTCGAGCTGCTGGGATTTGCCATAGCCAGCACCACTATGGTCCTCTACAAGTCAGCAGCAATCATCGCTCTTCTGGTTGCTTTAGGTGTCATTATTATAGACCTGCGAATGAAGTCTCTCTTGGCTCTTCCCAATCTCATCTGCTTTTCTGTAGTCACAGCCATCACTTTTTTCCAGGCTCTTCATGTCCAGGCAAACCCATTTACCCTGGGCTGTTACTTCGGACGGCTCATTTGTGAACCCTTGCTAGACGTGTACTTCAGCAGCCTTTCGGTGACTGAACGCTGGATGCCTTTTTTGTCAGCAGGCAGGCTGTGGCGCAGACTCTCTCTCTTCCCGCTTAGCATTGTGGAGCTAATGTTTTTTGTGCTTTGTGCCCTGAAACTGGGACACCTGGAGTTCTGGTACCTCGTTATCCCTGGATTTTGTGTGTTCGGCCTCTTCTGGGTGCTTTGCCACATGGTGTTCCTGGTCACGCTTTGGGGATTCCACACCAAGTTAAGCGAGTCCCAGAAGGTTCAGGCTGCCCAGCGCTCAGACGGGCGCAGTCTAGACAGAATCATGGCCTCCAGGGGGGTGCGCCACTTTTGCCTCATCTCCGAACGCCTGCTGTTTTTCTGCCTGCTCTCGACCGTCATCCTGGGGGCAGTGTCATGGCAG CTCTCTAATGCACTCTTCATGAGCATGTTCCTGGTGGTGCTGTCACTGGAGTCTCTGGTACATGGACTCTTCCATGAGTTGGGCAACTGTCTGGGTGGGACATGTGTGGGCTATGCAGTAGTCATTCCAACAAGTTACTGCAG TGCGGATGGTCAGCCTGTACTGCTTCCTCCGGAGCAGGTACAGGAGATGAACCTGCGCTCCACCTCAACAATTAACGCTGTCCAGCGCCTTTTCTCGCACCACCTAATCCAGACGTTCGGCTGTGACTACTCCACCAGCGGACTGAGCCTGGACACACTCCAGGGCAAACTGCGCTCCTTCTTGGAGCTGCGTACTGCTGACGGCCCCCGGCACGACAACTACCTCATCTACTTCAGCGGACACACTTTGCCTACAGGAGACTGGGCTCTTACAG GTGGGGAATGTCTGCGCCTGGGGCAGATCCTCGATTTGTGGAAGGAGCGCAACGTGGGCTTCTCCTCCCGCCTCATCCTGGTGCTGGATACAGAGAACTCTGGGCCATGGGTGAAGGCTGTGCGGAGGGTGGAGGGCCTTTATGTGGCTGTGCAGGGAGCCGAAATGAATTCGGCTGGGGATGCCGAGAGCCAAGACGCTCCTCGCCTAGGAGACTTTACCTCGGAGTGGGTGGAATACAACTGTGAACCGGAAAGTGGCGTGCAGTGGGGCGAGCGAGGGCGTCTCCTCTCCGCCGTATATGGCGTTTCTAAATGTTGGAGTGACTACAGGCTCCACCTGCCGACTGGCAGCGACGTGGAAAAGCACTGGAAAACCCACTTCCCTCGTGTCACTTACCCGCTGGTGTCTGTGGCTAATTGGTGCTGTGGGCTGAATCTGTTATGGCTTTGCGGTGCCTGCCTTCGCTGCTTCAGGAGGCTCAAACTCGGCTGGTTTCCTCCTGCTGTCCTCGACACAGGGCAGGGAATCAAGCTCGTTAGATCATAG